In the genome of Ziziphus jujuba cultivar Dongzao chromosome 10, ASM3175591v1, the window TGCAGTTTCTCCCATTTGTGGTAACTGTGGGTTAACCAGTTTTTATATGCGATGTTATAAACATTAGCTTATATTGTCTTACTGATACAGTTTAAAACCAAAGTTCATATATGAAGTTTTGCATGAAGAATGTAAACAAGATCATGCTAGTGTCTCGGTAATGTTGCATACAAAAGTGTTTCAAAAATAAAGTCATCTCTTTGTTGATCTTACGAGGAGTTTTCCTTGAAGTTCATCTCTACACTCCCCTATTACATGGAATTAAGTCCTGTTTGAGCTAGGCTTATTTTTCTTTCTGGAGTTTTACCATTTATGCTTTGTAACTATCATAACTTGGGAGATCTGTTGGCcactatttttgaaaaaccaGTATATTAGATTTAGAGTTATTGTTAGATAGCTGAAGTGCTACCTTTTTGATCATGTTTATGAATGCATGACTATCGATTTTTGTTTGACAGGCACGGCCCTTGTTCAGAGACCGGAAGAAATTCTCACAAATGGTTGATCCTTTACTCCAAGGTCATTATCCTGTCAGAGGGCTATACCAAGCTTTAGCTATAGCTGCTATGTGTGTTCAGGAGCAGCCTAATATGCGGCCTGTAATATCTGATGTGGTTACCGCTTTAAATTACCTTGCTTCACAGAAATATGACCCCCGAATCCATCCTGTCCAAAGCACCAAAAGGCATTCGTCTTCTCCTGAAATGAGAAGGGATGATGATAGGAGATGGATCACTGGAAATGGATCAGAGAGTGAGTGAGATATGTGAATGAAATCAAGAATAAAGCAGTCAATACCTTTTTGCGGCTCGTACATATGTGCCTGGTTATCAATTTTTCAAGTGGCAAAGATAACTGGTGCTTTTGCCAAATCTTCACATACACGGAATATTTACATTCTCTTATTCTCTCATCTATGTACATTGTGAGCTGGGTTCTTAATGTTAGATTTCCCCATTGTAGTTTTAGCCTCCATTTTGATAATATTACTCCATTTTCTTGTTCATTACCCCTTCTTTCATCAATTTCCAAACTATGTATATTTTCTAGGATATCAGAGCAATCGGAATGTTCATTTCGGAAAATGGACTGCTGCAGCTGTTCCCTTGTCTCATCATGTTAATAGGGTAGCACTTGTTGAGAGGAATGTGAAAAAGAAGTTGAGGagcttaaaaaatattcttctaCTTAACCCGCTGCAAGGTGGAGTTTCTGGCTGCTGAGTTTTTTAGTATCTAACTTGAACAAGGCTGCTTGGTGGTTGTTATTGATTCTTATAAAAGTATGGAAATGGTAGTTGTTAGGAAAGTAAATTGATTTGAACGAGTCTTAAAGCGAATTATTACAAGTTGGGTTGTATCATGGTTATTTTGGGTTGTAGCTGTTCTCACGCTCATGAAGTCCTAGAAAGTTGAGGGTTCAAGTTCATGGCTGTAAAGGATGTTATGACCTGACTtggtattgaaaaaataataataataataataataaaacaaaaaaaaaaaaaaaaaaaagcaaaaacaaaaacccaactAGGTGTGGTCTTCGTGCGAGTTACGTGCACCACCATGTAATAGagttttagttatttatttatttatttttataatagttTATTTCTTTAGttgtcataaaaaataataataataatacttgtttttgctttattgttttttgaaatataaggGAAAGATTGTCAAAGAAACtgaatttgtttttcttgttatGTAAAACATAAGatgatgtttaaatatttttcttcttatgtaAACATAAGATGATGTTAAATTCCACTTTCATACCCAAATTgtaattaagattttaattattatttttgttgttgttgttggattGAATAGTGTcaaattaaattgtaacaaataAGATAAACAAAGGTCATtattgcaacaaattaaaatatatcataGTGGATTTGAtcaattagaaaatataaaaaccaaaaagaatgaATTACAATACCTAATCGATGAGAACATAAAtctacttaaataaataaaataaatagattgtCTGTTTGACTATTTTGTTATGAGAAATAGTATAAgagtaaccttttttttttttttaataataataataaaatcaacttATATAGTCCAGTTGAGAAGCACGTGATATCGTTTTGTCAACTGTAAGTTAGTTTTGTTAGTTGGGACCTTTCTCGAAGGGATAGATTCCTAATGGTATCTGTCTGTTATAAAGTTCGATAGGAGTTGAAACAACAGAGGCTTATCAGTGCGCTTGTTTACCGAGAAAATCAAATCTTTTTGGTTATTTCCTCCGAAAGAAAGAAGCTACGAGAGATTGGTCATTTTTACAACTCTCAAACCAGTCTAATTCCTTTGCGTTTTTTGTGTTTGAGTCCGTCAATTGCTTCTTCTTTGTTctgaaaaaaagttatataacaaaaaccctaacactTTTTGGTATTTGCTCAGAATCTGATCGACAAAATGCAGCAGAGATTTACGACTGGTTACTCATCTCGAGTACCCGATGAAGAGCGAGGTCTGAAAAGCCCAGAAACACGTCAACCAACCCTACTGATCAAGCACTCTCCAAGGCCGCCAAGAGTTTTGGACGACGGCGATGACGCGCTCGACCTTCCAGTCTACGACATGCGTTTTGACATCGAGAAGAGGGAGATTTCTCAATCGCGCTCCAAGAAGTTGATCCACGCTGTTCCTCTGCTTCTCTTCCTCTGCTTCTTTATCCTCTGGTGGTTCTCTTATCCAGGTTCGAGGAAAATCCCTTGCTTTTcctgtctttctttctttcttggtGTTGATTACTTATTTTCTTGCTTCGTATCCTGCATTACATAtcatggttctttttttttttcctctgatTTTTTATTGTGCTAATGGCTGCAAATTGAGTTGCTTACTGTCAGTTTTTTGTTCTCTAGCAAGCAAATTTATGATATTCTTggtgttgaatttatttaaatttttttggatctTTTTGTTACTCCCGGTAATAGCTTCATTGTATACTTGGAATCAAAGGATCTGTGAAAATCTTATTAGCCTATCTGGATCCACTTGATGGGTTTTCTTTCAAATTCAGAAAAATTCTGTGAAGGATCATATTTTCTGCTTCTTTTGTTGCTGTTCCTTATTGGTTTCTTGTCGTTTTATTACTTGCACCGAGAACTATTATCAAAGTTTCAATTTTGGCAATAgcatatatgtttttttggggttatGTAAAGAATCAAAACACTATGAACCAATTTAAGTGGGGCTGAATTTTTATACATACTTAAGAAAATTGAACATGAGATATATAAATTGTACAATACCCACATTTTCTTTTGTGCTTTCTTAATCTTTAGTTATAGAAATAATGTTAATATGCaagttttttagtttttcatacatatgtttatttgtatatatggaACAGTGAATTTGGTGATCAAAGATGGCAGAATTATGTCTATTCAGCCGATTGAGATGGAACAGCCTCTTAACAACAGCATTACCCACATTGATCTTGGCATTGTAGCAGCAGCTGTATCACCACCACTCCCCTCAATTCCTCAGAATTTTACAGGCAACAATGCAGCTGAAATAATTTCTGGTAAGGAAAAAGAGTAGGTGaagatcaattttttatttttggaccaaAAGTAAAAATTAGATAGCTATTAACCCTTACAAATACagtatagcattttttttttcccccctcacAATATTGATATGGAGATTGAGAGACTTTTGCTGCAGATAGACTCAAAACTTTATGAGATTGTGATTGATAGAAGCCCCTTGGAGATGTTTTTATCTCCGTTGTTGTGAGGAACAGTAATGGAAATTGTTGCAGCTAGAATTTACAAACATAACAATCAGTTCATAATGCGCTGTACCAAAATTTATACagacaaataaagcaaaagaatTGTAAAATTGAATGTCACTCATTTTATGATAACCTATATGCTTTCAAAATTGGGTTTTTAGCTGAACTAaaagcttgaaaaaaaaaaaaaaattgtcttctGAGCTCTGTTCCCAGTAACAGCTTTGGCATTGATTTTATTCCTATATTCCATAAGATCTTGATTCAGAAGCAGGAAAAACCATACAATAACAgagcaagaaaaaaattttatcttctaTATTTCCTCTACAATTCACTAATTTCACCTCCTCGACAATTTCCCACCCATAAGTACATTGTGGATTTCTTATTCGACGGAAGAACTCTACAACAATCCCTCCTTGGTGACtgcacaagaaaagaaaaatttatgtttCATTTAGTCACAAAGCTTTGTCATAATGAatcctgcaaaaaaaaaaaagaaaaaacaatgtaTTTCCAAACAACTTCCTTACCTTCTGCCACCGAAGAGGGTCCGGCCTTTTCAAGACAACGATGGAATCGATGCTTTCCGGTGATGCCATTTTCCACCGGCAATAAGGATGGCGTGATTTGTCACGAGAGTAAGAGCCGACTATTTGCCTTTTAGGCCGGTCATATCGAACCGTGCTCATATAGAAGATATAAGGCTTCTGACAAGGGTGTTTGGTGACAGGCCTAGTGTTGAATGCATAAGCAGTGTAATCAGACCTTGGATACCAATTGAGGAATGTTCTTGTTGGCATCTCAAGCTCTCTCGGGGAGAGTACTCCTCTTAAGATTTGAACCACATAGCCCCATGAAACAGAGATGGACCAGTGTCGATTTTTATCGTAGCAGATTGATTGCTGCATTATACTAGCTGAGTCTTGCTTGACGGATTGGAATAGGCGTTGCAGAGCATTTACTCTGCTCATTCGAGGAAATATCGGTTCTACTACATCAAGGTGGTGAATTGACACCAATGGTGCCACTGGATGTGCTCCTAGAAGGCCTAATAGGTCTCCATAAACATCATACTGCAAAACCCACAagaataggaaaaaaataaagaacattttCACTTTCCCATTTCCCAAACATCTTTTTTTCTATCTGTTAAAGAAAGTGATCACAGTTTGATATGATCCAAACAAAGGTTTTACCTGATGAAATCCTGCTTCCCTGGTGAGTGGCACACCCAATTCAGCCATACAAGCCTGAATCCTATCATCGCTGCCATACAATCCTGGATATCTCTGTATACACCTGTCCTGGATCTTTTCCAATTCTTTCGCCAATGGATAGCTTATTGCAAATCCACCTCCCCCATACGCCATGGCGTACGAGAAATATATGTTCTGAACATGACTCTCCGAGGAGCTACCGATGTAATAAAACTGCGTGTGGTCATACTTGGACAGAATTCTCACCACATTGTCTACGAAAAAAACAGTATCATCATCTCCCATTACAAACCATCTCACATCCTTCAAACCGAGCCTCAGTGTCTCCGAGACTATCCTTGAAATCCTGAGTGCAGATCTCTGTCCCTGACGGTTTGTGTATTTGAATTTGGCAGTCCCACCTGAGATTCGAATCTGGGGTAGTGGCTCATTCCTGGTAGTTCTAACCTGTTTGTCTAGCCAAACAACACCTCTGGTCACATTAGGCCTCCACCATACCTTTATATATTCTTTCCTCTTTGCCCACAGATTCGATGAAGCTGCTATACCAAACACAATGTGTTTAAGCTCAGTATCGGATCCAATTCTCTTCTGGGGAACTAAAACTTTGATTGTTCTTGGTGGTTCTTGTTTCTGAACCcgctttttttcttctttgggaGGTTCAGGTTCGAGATCGATGGAAGAGACATTGTCAGAGAGAGTTTGGAGGTGTTGCTGTGTGGAGGTATCTAAGGATGTTGAAGTCGATGCAGGACAATCAGGGCGGTCAGTGGTGAGGATGAGATTGGAAGAGTAGAGAATGTAGACGACGGAGATAAAGAGCAAGAACCAAGTGATGGTGTTCCTGAAACCTATGAGGTGCATGCCTTGTAAGGCGGAGTTCATGGGATCCCAAGATGTTCTTGATGCTGTTGTTATAGTTTGAGGTTGTTTTTTGTCGGTGTCTTGGTCGAGTTTGTGGTTGTTCttgatgatggtggtggtgttgttgttgttgtttcccATGTTATGGGGGGTTTCAGTTCCAATATGCTTGGAATTGGGGGGTTGTTTGAGAAAGCAGGCAATGGAAAGAGAAGGTTCGGGTTTGAGAATTATTCGgatcaaagagagagagagagagagagagttgtgtCTATGTGTGTGTTtctaatatttccatttttgatatgataatgTGTCACTGAGAAGTTGGTTATGCAAAGCGATGTTGAATGCGAGTAAGATGGAAGCTTAAGTTGGAATGTGTAATAAATATGGGTGCGGAGGGGAGGGTGGTTGGATGCCATTGGCtatgaaaagaataaaaggattgttctctttttttttttcgattgaGGAAGGAGGATTCTTTCGTGGTTATTCAATTGTGAAAAAGGTGTGTTTTAGTAATTTCATGAGAAATTTGAAATAGTGAGAGTGCATAAAAATACGTAGTCAGCATGTGTCGTTTGAATTGGAGGTTTGATAATAATCAGCATGTGTGTCATCAAAGATGTACTTTGAAGAAGTAGCGCAAACTGTAGACTAAATAGGTCTCACTGCATATAGGTATAGTTGTTGGGAAATATGGAAAACATTGAAATAAAATCATCCATGAGGGAGGACAATCTGTCTCAGGAATGGTCattcagcatatatatatatatatatatatatatagaatttttctaTAATCAGGTCTGACATGATCAAAATGATACAATCCAAAAACatgctaaaaattttaaaattatccgAATTCTCTTCCCGCTCGACGCCATGGCAAATTATCCGAATTCTCTTCCCGCTCGACGCCATGGCTCCCGCTCACACCATCAATTAAAAGATTCCCAACAAAagaaaagcattaaaaaaaaaaaaaaaaaaaacaaaacaaaaaaaactccaCAATCTCCAAATGGTTCcaaaaaaattgcagaaaaagaaaaagaaagctccACACGCattacagaaaaacaaaaagaaagctcTGGAAAAATTGCTAGCACTTCTTGTATACATATTGATTTGTTTTGATAGGAATCTGGCGGCAGGTTGCCAAAGGGCATTCCGTTGTTAAATGGGCGTTTCCTTTTCTTGCCCTCTTCCATAATTCCCGTCAAAGGACTGGAAAAATTGCAACAAAATCCATCAAGCATtgacaaaaaaaaccaaacaacataaacatatatattctgTGCAAAGCATTTATCCTTCCCAtctttaatctctctctctctctcttgcctTGGCGTCTTAGTATAGCGGTCCAAAATCGCCGTCGgtcagcttcttcttcttgttcaattCAAAGTGGCGGCAGCGATGGAGTTTAAAATTCTGCTTTCTTTGCTGCAAAAAAACGCTTTTTGAAAACATGGGCAACACttcctactactactactagtcAAAacccatcttcttctttttcatcatcATTCACAGTTGATTTCTTGGTGAACTCATGTGCGGTTCCTTTTGAAATGGCTCTCACTACTTCCAAAACTCTCCAACTCGACCGTAAGAGTAATGCCCAGAATTCCCAATCTGTGCTCAATTTCTTAAAATCTCGCAAATTCGATGATACCCAGATAGCTAAATTGATCTGAAACCATCCTTCCATCCTCCAATCCAAGATACGTACCAATCTCAGCTCCAAATTTCAGTTCCTCATCGAAAATGGCTTCTCTAGTGAGCTTCTTCCAGAGCTGATCATGTCGAACTCCagaattttgagtttttttttttattacttaaaatcGTTGACTTTTTCCACTttgacctttttcttttttaaaaaaataattttttttttctaatattaaaatcactaAACCCAACGCAttgcttatattttttttgatctttttctttataagaaaaataatttttttttaatattgaaatcaTCAAAACCAAcgcttttatctaataaaagcgttggcttttctcataattgtttttttttgacctttttcctttaagaaaaaataaggtttttttttttttttttttaacgttttTCTTTGCCTTTTTAATGCTACACTACGCTTGGTTCAAAAAGCAAGCAACAAGAAGCAGATCGAAGGGCCCCGCATTTAAAACCCTCTGCGCCGCCCTTTTTTTGACCCTACCCCTATAAAGCTATTGGggtgattttttatatttattattattttgtcttttttcacattttatagtttttttttttttttttttgctttatcaaataaaatctttttttaaggaaatatttttcaaagctgttttatttttaaaaaaattaattttttttctttatctattgatgcataaaacattttcaaaaatataattatttttataaattaaaaaattattaattttaattttaaaaaattaagaagtttaaaattaaaattatgtcccacatatatatacataatttcgAATGAGGAAtagtatttgtttttgtttttatttatttatttaatgaagAATAGTATTTGTTggagaaaaaaacagaaaaaataaaaaaaaacgaataattgtttattatatcatatatcaaattaataattaacaatttaaaaaagcTAGCCTCGGCTTTGGTGCCCTGCCAAGTTCTCAGTGGACTCACATTAGCAATGTACATTACAGTAAAAATCTGAcaaattaccccaaaaaaaaaaaagtaaaaaattaatgggAAAAGAAAAGCCAACACTTTTAAAGCGTCAgtattttcaatattaaaaaaaaaaaaaatcttgttttccttacaaagaaaaagcaaaaaaaaaaaaaaaaatgatggagaaaaaaaaaaaaaaaccaacgcctttaaacaataaaaacgtcgatttttgtgcttttaatatttaaaaaaaaaaaaaaaaactcagaatCTTATCCTTAATATTTCTAGTTGATCGACCGGTCTCATAGATTGTCTTGGCAATCGTAGCACTCTGTTTAGGCTTCGTCTATGTGGAATTGGGAGAACTTCTACCCTCCTTCTCCACTCAATTTAGAATTCTTCGACCAGCGTGCTCAGTCCaagcaattaaaccatgataaGCAATCCAAtcatgatgatgattttgacGTCAGAAGTTGAAGAGGCGGGGACGGAAACTGACAGATCAATGTACGAATTCTTCAACCCCTCAGCCCAAAATCACCACCACCTCAAGGACGAGTATACAGAGACGGAGACCGTTGGTTG includes:
- the LOC107411155 gene encoding uncharacterized protein LOC107411155; amino-acid sequence: MGNNNNNTTTIIKNNHKLDQDTDKKQPQTITTASRTSWDPMNSALQGMHLIGFRNTITWFLLFISVVYILYSSNLILTTDRPDCPASTSTSLDTSTQQHLQTLSDNVSSIDLEPEPPKEEKKRVQKQEPPRTIKVLVPQKRIGSDTELKHIVFGIAASSNLWAKRKEYIKVWWRPNVTRGVVWLDKQVRTTRNEPLPQIRISGGTAKFKYTNRQGQRSALRISRIVSETLRLGLKDVRWFVMGDDDTVFFVDNVVRILSKYDHTQFYYIGSSSESHVQNIYFSYAMAYGGGGFAISYPLAKELEKIQDRCIQRYPGLYGSDDRIQACMAELGVPLTREAGFHQYDVYGDLLGLLGAHPVAPLVSIHHLDVVEPIFPRMSRVNALQRLFQSVKQDSASIMQQSICYDKNRHWSISVSWGYVVQILRGVLSPRELEMPTRTFLNWYPRSDYTAYAFNTRPVTKHPCQKPYIFYMSTVRYDRPKRQIVGSYSRDKSRHPYCRWKMASPESIDSIVVLKRPDPLRWQKSPRRDCCRVLPSNKKSTMYLWVGNCRGGEISEL
- the LOC125420916 gene encoding uncharacterized protein LOC125420916 gives rise to the protein MQQRFTTGYSSRVPDEERGLKSPETRQPTLLIKHSPRPPRVLDDGDDALDLPVYDMRFDIEKREISQSRSKKLIHAVPLLLFLCFFILWWFSYPVNLVIKDGRIMSIQPIEMEQPLNNSITHIDLGIVAAAVSPPLPSIPQNFTGNNAAEIISGKEKE